A portion of the Sulfurospirillum diekertiae genome contains these proteins:
- a CDS encoding response regulator transcription factor encodes MKILLLEDDHTYNESIKDSLEEMGYDVDAFEDGLVALDALFEKQYHLALLDIRVPHMDGYEILKEIRKAKLDLPIIFITSLTDINNLSLGYELGCNDYLRKPFSLKELQYRVSQTLKSYHLHSTLDVIPLTHGFSYHSDDQSLWFEEMQVNLSNYERKLLFVLVKNRGNFISIELIHEYVWEGKEVGENDIRMLIKKLRDKTDKDFIITAKGIGYKIAK; translated from the coding sequence ATGAAAATTTTACTCCTTGAAGATGACCACACTTATAATGAGAGTATTAAAGACTCACTAGAAGAGATGGGCTACGATGTGGATGCCTTTGAAGATGGACTTGTCGCCCTTGATGCACTCTTTGAAAAACAGTACCACCTTGCTCTCTTAGACATTCGTGTACCCCATATGGATGGGTATGAAATTTTAAAAGAGATTCGTAAAGCCAAGCTTGATCTACCCATCATTTTTATTACCTCACTCACCGACATCAATAATCTTTCGCTAGGTTATGAACTGGGGTGTAATGACTATTTACGCAAACCTTTTTCACTGAAAGAGCTTCAATACCGTGTCTCTCAAACGCTTAAAAGTTACCATCTTCATAGTACACTCGATGTTATCCCTCTCACCCATGGGTTTTCCTACCACAGTGATGATCAGAGTCTTTGGTTTGAAGAGATGCAGGTCAATCTAAGTAATTATGAACGAAAACTTCTTTTTGTTTTAGTTAAGAACAGAGGAAATTTTATTTCCATTGAGCTCATTCATGAATACGTCTGGGAAGGCAAAGAGGTGGGCGAAAATGATATACGTATGCTCATTAAAAAGCTACGAGACAAGACCGATAAAGATTTTATCATCACCGCGAAAGGCATAGGATATAAAATTGCAAAGTGA
- a CDS encoding cache domain-containing protein, with protein sequence MVSIKKDLSSKNFRIFALFFGLFCALVLSLGFLIYRANHNLYIEDAKNSVESVLGLTQELISNEKQLALSIALMLSQSETLKEGYLTNDRALLFETLQSEISKIKQYLQIENLEVQLHTKDSKAYVRSWDFEDYGDDLSTFRKGIALLQQTKMPLVAIELGKRLNIKALCPIYAKETFIGSLEIIISFDEVAQKLNAKKINFVVLMDKELLEVGEWMKELDQIDNYVIVSNSCPSGCINALSAIISTSTLEKGFARQNGVLFGFTPLFDIEAKQVGYIGIWFGESLLKESLLLRASLTPYTTPLHVKTLEPAISNSTQREVLIR encoded by the coding sequence ATGGTTTCTATTAAAAAGGATCTGTCATCAAAAAATTTCCGCATCTTTGCACTCTTTTTTGGACTCTTTTGTGCGTTGGTACTCAGCCTTGGCTTTTTGATCTATCGCGCTAACCATAACCTCTATATCGAAGATGCTAAAAACAGTGTGGAGAGTGTTCTTGGACTTACTCAAGAGCTCATTTCCAATGAAAAACAACTTGCTTTAAGTATAGCACTGATGCTCTCACAAAGTGAAACACTCAAAGAGGGTTACCTCACCAATGACAGAGCGTTACTTTTTGAAACTTTACAGAGTGAAATTTCTAAAATAAAACAGTATCTCCAAATTGAAAACCTTGAAGTACAACTCCATACGAAAGATTCAAAAGCCTATGTGAGAAGTTGGGATTTTGAAGATTATGGAGATGACCTTTCAACATTTCGCAAAGGGATAGCACTGCTTCAACAAACCAAAATGCCTCTCGTTGCCATTGAACTGGGTAAACGATTGAATATTAAAGCACTCTGCCCTATTTATGCTAAAGAGACATTTATAGGTTCATTAGAGATTATCATTAGTTTTGATGAAGTTGCTCAAAAACTCAATGCAAAAAAAATTAATTTTGTTGTATTGATGGATAAAGAACTTTTAGAAGTTGGTGAATGGATGAAAGAACTTGATCAAATTGATAACTATGTAATTGTCAGTAATAGCTGCCCTAGTGGGTGCATTAATGCCTTAAGTGCCATCATCTCTACCTCAACTTTAGAGAAAGGCTTTGCAAGACAAAATGGTGTACTCTTTGGCTTTACGCCACTGTTTGACATTGAAGCTAAACAGGTTGGCTATATTGGTATCTGGTTTGGTGAATCTTTATTGAAGGAGTCTTTGCTCCTTCGTGCTTCTCTCACTCCCTATACAACACCTTTACATGTAAAAACGCTAGAGCCTGCCATTTCAAACTCTACGCAACGTGAGGTACTCATTCGATGA
- a CDS encoding c-type cytochrome — MKVDLMLKLALVASCASGLFAFDVGELAKRSDQGFKPAVVKDWQAPDEKTIPNNLFGDYVRYGKALVQETYKYIGPEVADKKMRYAGNNLACNSCHLDAGTKKYSAGFMGVFANFPQYRPRENAIGTIEERINGCMARSMNGKPLPENGKEMKAMVAYMYWLAQGVPIGAKVEGSSLTKVDRKMIMSRAADPIAGEKVYKEMCASCHGDNGQGVKREGKAMGYEFPPLWGKDTYNTGAGMFRLIKAADWIVANMPLGATSDAKILSDAQAYDVAAYINNYDKERPIKANKDKDFPDLKVKAADSDIGPYDDNKTRLQHKVGPYQGIIIPAKKAE, encoded by the coding sequence ATGAAGGTAGATTTGATGCTCAAACTAGCATTGGTCGCATCCTGTGCAAGCGGGCTTTTTGCATTTGATGTTGGGGAACTTGCGAAACGAAGTGACCAAGGCTTTAAACCAGCTGTGGTGAAAGATTGGCAAGCACCCGATGAAAAAACGATTCCTAATAACCTATTTGGCGATTATGTGCGCTATGGTAAAGCGTTAGTCCAAGAGACGTATAAATACATTGGTCCTGAAGTTGCTGATAAAAAAATGCGCTATGCGGGTAATAATCTTGCATGTAACAGCTGCCACTTAGATGCAGGAACTAAAAAATACTCTGCGGGTTTTATGGGTGTTTTTGCAAACTTCCCACAATACCGTCCACGTGAAAATGCTATTGGTACGATTGAAGAGCGTATTAACGGCTGTATGGCACGTAGTATGAATGGTAAACCATTGCCAGAGAATGGTAAAGAGATGAAAGCAATGGTGGCCTATATGTACTGGCTAGCGCAAGGTGTGCCAATTGGCGCCAAAGTAGAAGGAAGCTCTTTAACCAAAGTCGATCGTAAAATGATCATGAGTCGCGCGGCTGATCCAATTGCGGGCGAGAAGGTCTATAAAGAGATGTGTGCTTCGTGTCATGGTGACAATGGACAAGGTGTCAAACGTGAAGGCAAAGCGATGGGCTATGAGTTTCCACCATTGTGGGGAAAAGATACCTATAACACGGGTGCTGGTATGTTTAGACTGATTAAAGCAGCTGACTGGATTGTGGCGAATATGCCACTGGGTGCAACCAGCGATGCTAAAATTTTGAGTGACGCTCAAGCGTATGATGTCGCAGCATATATCAACAATTACGACAAAGAACGCCCCATCAAAGCCAATAAAGACAAAGATTTTCCTGATCTTAAAGTGAAAGCGGCCGATAGCGATATTGGACCTTATGATGATAACAAAACACGTCTTCAACATAAAGTTGGTCCTTATCAAGGCATTATTATCCCTGCTAAAAAAGCAGAGTAA
- a CDS encoding nitrous oxide-stimulated promoter family protein — protein sequence MHRFIQLHCDKKHQDVPKKKGVLEVSFKEESLCELPYHICEECETLFIYGYGKLKNCPHEHKPSCRKCPDPCYDKPMWKKMAQVMSFSGMQLGLTKIRKIFSK from the coding sequence TTGCACCGTTTTATTCAGTTGCATTGTGATAAAAAGCATCAAGATGTTCCTAAAAAAAAAGGAGTCTTAGAGGTCAGTTTTAAAGAAGAGTCTTTATGTGAATTGCCATACCATATCTGTGAAGAGTGTGAAACATTGTTTATTTATGGCTATGGAAAGCTTAAAAATTGTCCGCATGAGCATAAGCCAAGCTGTCGCAAATGTCCCGATCCATGTTATGACAAGCCAATGTGGAAAAAGATGGCGCAAGTGATGAGTTTCAGCGGGATGCAATTAGGGCTTACCAAAATTCGCAAAATCTTTTCCAAATAA
- a CDS encoding TIGR01212 family radical SAM protein (This family includes YhcC from E. coli K-12, an uncharacterized radical SAM protein.): protein MQSVYGEALFSVPVNVEFGCPNRERDGSGGCSFCPEHGARAAQIADAKSVEEQMQKALSFAKRRYNASSFALYIQAYTGTFASLIKQKETYEKLLSLYPFRALHVGTRPDCLGESTLEYLAELNQSIDVVVELGVQSLHDASLKRINRGHDAACSLEAIKRLHGKGLKVYAHLIIGLPHETPALWKESVQGLVDASIDGIKFHNLHVIQNTDLAREFSQNPFALLSEYAYAEALMELLRFVPSHIPILRLATDTPEHELIAPKWHMAKGQFGEYVAQTMRYRGIRQGDLVEKQPEESYEIPQKISLEDGSTTFWNEIYRDYYHPKAGATRQAKELFLAHSNLKTRLEKGDVKLLEIGLGMGYNSFCAVELAQKMSKNRLHVKTIDHDRMLLQKASAVISDTLHVKMLNALFTCKRYDDDFASVEFLNAEARYAATLLREPFDVIFLDPFIESNNASLVTLEFFQNLRKLLKPDGILVASTTLHVSQVGLNLAGFDAVVIKDATSDIQGIMATLSSSSYLHEKEPYRDIYGVYNDKQIETLHQKSSN from the coding sequence ATGCAAAGCGTGTATGGCGAAGCACTTTTTAGTGTCCCTGTTAATGTGGAGTTTGGTTGCCCCAATCGCGAGCGTGATGGCAGTGGCGGCTGTTCCTTTTGCCCCGAACACGGTGCTCGCGCAGCTCAAATTGCAGATGCAAAGAGCGTGGAAGAGCAGATGCAAAAAGCGCTTTCCTTTGCCAAAAGGCGTTACAACGCCTCCTCCTTTGCGCTTTACATTCAAGCCTATACGGGAACATTTGCTTCCCTTATCAAACAAAAAGAGACCTATGAAAAACTGCTCTCACTGTATCCTTTTCGCGCATTACATGTAGGCACGAGACCTGATTGTCTGGGCGAATCGACACTGGAGTATTTGGCTGAACTGAATCAAAGCATTGATGTGGTAGTGGAACTGGGCGTGCAAAGCTTGCACGATGCGAGTTTAAAACGCATCAACCGAGGGCATGATGCCGCCTGTTCGCTAGAAGCCATCAAACGTTTACATGGTAAAGGTTTGAAAGTCTATGCGCATCTCATTATCGGCTTGCCTCATGAAACACCTGCACTGTGGAAAGAGAGCGTGCAAGGCTTAGTAGATGCGAGCATTGATGGCATTAAATTTCACAATTTACATGTCATTCAAAACACCGACTTGGCACGCGAGTTTTCCCAAAATCCTTTTGCCCTTTTAAGCGAGTATGCCTATGCCGAGGCGCTGATGGAACTGCTTCGGTTTGTTCCTTCACACATTCCTATTTTACGTCTTGCCACCGATACACCTGAACACGAACTAATTGCTCCAAAGTGGCATATGGCTAAAGGACAATTTGGTGAATATGTGGCGCAAACGATGCGCTATCGGGGAATCCGACAGGGTGACTTAGTTGAAAAACAGCCCGAAGAAAGTTATGAAATACCACAAAAAATAAGCCTAGAAGATGGAAGTACGACTTTTTGGAATGAAATCTACCGTGATTACTACCATCCCAAAGCAGGCGCAACCCGTCAGGCCAAAGAGCTTTTCCTCGCACACTCCAACCTCAAAACGCGTCTTGAAAAAGGTGATGTGAAGCTTTTGGAGATTGGTTTGGGTATGGGTTATAACAGTTTTTGTGCGGTTGAACTTGCGCAAAAGATGAGTAAAAACCGTTTACATGTAAAGACGATTGACCACGATCGAATGCTCTTACAAAAGGCTTCTGCTGTTATTTCGGATACTTTACATGTAAAGATGTTGAATGCTCTTTTTACATGTAAACGATACGATGATGATTTTGCGAGCGTTGAGTTTCTAAATGCCGAAGCGCGCTATGCTGCCACCCTTTTGCGCGAACCATTTGATGTCATTTTTTTAGACCCGTTTATCGAGAGCAATAACGCTTCACTCGTCACGTTAGAATTTTTCCAAAACCTGCGAAAACTGCTCAAACCTGATGGCATTTTAGTCGCTTCAACCACTTTACATGTAAGCCAAGTGGGGTTGAATCTTGCTGGCTTTGATGCGGTAGTCATCAAAGATGCCACGAGCGACATTCAAGGCATTATGGCGACACTTTCTTCGTCAAGCTATTTACATGAAAAAGAACCCTACCGTGATATATACGGCGTATATAACGATAAGCAAATCGAAACACTACATCAAAAATCGTCTAACTAA
- the phsA gene encoding thiosulfate reductase PhsA, which produces MTQMLSRRGFIKLSSTAAAVASLSSIPGTLGAMEESQKHYKGNAKFTPSICEMCTSSCTIEARVEDGKGVFIRGNPADKGRGGKVCARGGSGFNQLYDPQRLVHPIMRVGERGEGKWKVVSWDEAYTFIAKKLDEIKQKHGAHTVAFTARSGWNKTWFHNLAQAYGSPNIFGHEATCPLAYDLAMDDIFENGVSRDFAKAKYIINPSHNVFEGIVISYARQYMEALEHGAKVISLDPRLSTMAAKASEWHPIKPGHDLPFVLAFIHTLINENLYNKKFVEKYCEGFDELKASVAEYTPEKMALECDIPADTIKRMAREFAKAAPKAIFDFCHRVTLTPQELELRRAIMMCNVLVGAVEQEGGYYLNKGAGFYNKFLGETDAKAPVLKKPKIPAYPKVEFPRIDRIGEKDSEFFLAKKGNGIVTLIPKATLEDLPGVPYRLHGWFIARNNPVMTQSNTETVIKAIKAMDLVVVMDIQVSDTAWYADIVLPDTTYLERDEEFNAGGGKNPTYDVGRQKVVEPIGESRPGWRVAKELAEKMGLSAYFPYKDIEDYRLQQVGDNIDLLARLKATGMASFGVPLLLQDKKSVAAFVAKYPSAASKVNEEGTIDFPHKIKLFSPELETVSKKGALSYEPYKYKEADELYFINGKSAVRTNGHNGNNLWLNNLCDDASVWIHPKTAARLGISNGDKIEVSNKYATQKGKALVTKGVREDTVFAYFGFGHISKELKRAYGKGVNSNSLYSPHVSANCGMNLHVVGVKVKKA; this is translated from the coding sequence ATGACTCAAATGCTTAGCCGAAGGGGATTTATAAAACTCTCTTCTACCGCTGCTGCAGTTGCCAGTCTCTCTAGCATTCCAGGAACACTGGGTGCAATGGAAGAGAGTCAAAAGCACTACAAAGGCAATGCCAAATTTACACCAAGTATTTGCGAGATGTGTACAAGTTCGTGTACCATTGAAGCACGTGTGGAAGATGGTAAAGGTGTGTTTATTCGTGGTAATCCAGCTGATAAAGGAAGAGGCGGTAAAGTCTGTGCTCGTGGTGGTTCAGGGTTCAATCAACTTTACGATCCACAACGATTAGTCCATCCTATTATGCGTGTGGGTGAGCGTGGTGAAGGAAAGTGGAAAGTGGTCAGTTGGGACGAAGCTTACACTTTTATAGCCAAAAAACTAGATGAAATCAAACAAAAACATGGCGCGCACACCGTAGCGTTTACAGCACGTAGTGGTTGGAACAAAACATGGTTCCATAATTTGGCACAAGCGTATGGTTCTCCAAATATTTTTGGACATGAAGCGACCTGCCCATTGGCGTACGATTTGGCGATGGATGATATTTTTGAAAATGGTGTCAGTCGTGATTTTGCCAAAGCAAAATACATCATTAACCCAAGCCATAACGTCTTTGAAGGTATTGTTATCTCGTATGCACGTCAATACATGGAAGCATTAGAACACGGTGCTAAAGTCATTTCTCTTGATCCAAGACTTTCAACGATGGCAGCCAAAGCGAGTGAATGGCATCCGATTAAACCAGGACATGACCTTCCTTTTGTCCTTGCATTTATTCACACTCTCATTAACGAAAACCTTTACAATAAAAAATTCGTTGAGAAATACTGCGAAGGCTTTGATGAGCTTAAAGCATCAGTGGCTGAGTATACTCCTGAGAAAATGGCGTTGGAGTGTGATATTCCAGCTGATACCATCAAACGTATGGCGCGCGAATTTGCCAAAGCAGCACCGAAAGCCATTTTTGACTTCTGCCACAGAGTTACCTTGACACCTCAAGAGTTAGAACTTCGTCGTGCGATTATGATGTGTAACGTCTTAGTGGGTGCCGTGGAGCAAGAGGGTGGTTATTACCTCAACAAAGGTGCAGGATTCTACAATAAATTCCTTGGCGAAACTGATGCCAAAGCACCTGTACTTAAAAAACCAAAAATTCCTGCCTATCCCAAAGTAGAATTCCCAAGAATTGATCGTATTGGTGAAAAAGACAGTGAATTTTTCTTAGCCAAAAAAGGCAATGGTATCGTTACATTGATTCCTAAAGCGACGTTAGAAGATCTTCCAGGAGTTCCTTATCGACTTCATGGCTGGTTTATCGCACGTAACAATCCTGTCATGACACAAAGCAATACCGAAACGGTCATTAAAGCGATTAAAGCGATGGATTTGGTGGTTGTTATGGATATTCAAGTCTCCGATACTGCTTGGTATGCTGACATCGTCCTTCCAGACACAACATACTTAGAGAGAGATGAAGAGTTTAATGCAGGTGGCGGCAAAAATCCAACTTATGATGTCGGTCGACAAAAAGTGGTTGAGCCTATTGGTGAATCTCGTCCAGGTTGGAGAGTGGCTAAAGAGTTAGCGGAAAAAATGGGTTTAAGTGCCTATTTCCCATACAAAGACATCGAAGATTACCGTTTACAACAAGTGGGAGATAATATCGATCTTTTGGCAAGACTTAAAGCAACAGGAATGGCGAGTTTTGGTGTGCCTCTTTTGCTTCAAGATAAAAAAAGTGTGGCAGCATTTGTTGCAAAATATCCTAGTGCAGCCAGTAAAGTGAATGAAGAAGGCACGATTGATTTCCCTCATAAAATCAAACTTTTCAGCCCAGAACTTGAAACGGTTTCTAAAAAAGGCGCTTTAAGTTACGAGCCTTATAAATACAAAGAGGCTGATGAGCTCTACTTTATCAATGGAAAATCAGCCGTTCGTACCAATGGACACAATGGTAACAACCTCTGGCTCAATAATCTCTGTGATGATGCAAGCGTCTGGATTCATCCTAAAACGGCTGCACGCCTTGGCATTAGCAATGGGGATAAGATTGAAGTCTCTAACAAATATGCAACGCAAAAAGGCAAAGCGCTTGTTACCAAAGGTGTGAGAGAAGACACTGTGTTTGCATATTTTGGATTTGGACATATCAGTAAAGAGCTCAAACGAGCTTATGGCAAAGGTGTTAACAGCAATTCACTTTATTCTCCGCATGTATCGGCTAACTGCGGTATGAATCTGCATGTGGTTGGCGTCAAAGTCAAAAAAGCGTAA
- a CDS encoding 4Fe-4S dicluster domain-containing protein — MAKKYGMIHDNNLCIGCQACSIACRSENEIPESVYRLQVWVKEEEYPNGTLGYEYHRQSCVQCENTPCVSVCPTKASHITEEGIVLVDVDLCVGCLYCVAACPYQARYVHPVTKAPDKCTFCHDTRLARGEEPACVTVCPTDALIFGDLNDPKSKINQALSTRVTYREKEKLGTNPKMFIVPNHKGGINS, encoded by the coding sequence ATGGCAAAAAAATATGGAATGATCCACGATAATAATCTTTGTATCGGTTGTCAAGCATGCAGCATCGCGTGCAGGTCTGAAAATGAAATACCCGAATCCGTGTACCGTTTACAGGTTTGGGTGAAAGAAGAAGAGTATCCTAATGGCACGCTTGGCTATGAGTATCACCGCCAATCGTGTGTCCAATGTGAAAATACACCGTGTGTGAGTGTTTGCCCAACAAAAGCTTCACATATCACAGAAGAAGGCATCGTCTTAGTCGATGTTGATTTGTGTGTAGGCTGTTTGTACTGTGTTGCAGCATGTCCTTACCAAGCACGTTATGTCCATCCTGTGACCAAAGCGCCTGATAAATGTACTTTCTGTCATGATACACGCTTAGCCCGTGGTGAAGAACCTGCGTGTGTGACGGTATGTCCAACAGATGCACTTATTTTTGGTGACCTAAATGATCCAAAAAGTAAGATCAATCAAGCCCTTTCAACGCGTGTCACATATCGTGAAAAAGAAAAACTGGGAACTAACCCAAAAATGTTTATCGTACCTAACCATAAAGGAGGGATCAACTCATGA
- the nrfD gene encoding NrfD/PsrC family molybdoenzyme membrane anchor subunit codes for MNQIWGSMEQYNTVVWHWPIAVYLFLAGLSAGAIISAIVIKWMKGNDVSPWDGIIKAGSILAPVTIGAGLLLLITDLTRPLHFWKLLIHYNFGSVMTLGVLALFAYFPVVILFFMGVFKKELFETGPLQFLAPLANLALAYAKVIESVTLILAVGVGAYTGFLLSAMNSYPLFNTPVLPALFLVSGISAGISANLVAGLLFFNSSTKDGNVSYLHGLDVKVSFVELFFLFILFVGMFYQGGSAAHVAKAALSTGGLSTLLWLGVIGLGLVLPIGLNFALPHGVKHSHGFVIFNSLIVLVGVMSLRYYILYAGQIFVG; via the coding sequence ATGAATCAAATATGGGGCTCAATGGAGCAATATAACACAGTCGTATGGCATTGGCCGATTGCGGTCTATCTTTTCCTTGCAGGTCTCTCTGCAGGAGCGATTATTTCAGCCATCGTGATTAAATGGATGAAAGGCAATGATGTCTCTCCTTGGGATGGCATTATCAAAGCGGGTTCTATTTTGGCGCCGGTTACCATTGGTGCAGGTTTGCTCCTTTTGATTACCGATCTTACGCGTCCGCTTCATTTTTGGAAATTGTTGATTCATTATAACTTTGGCTCTGTGATGACACTGGGTGTTTTGGCTTTGTTTGCGTATTTCCCTGTCGTCATTCTCTTTTTCATGGGCGTCTTTAAAAAAGAACTTTTTGAAACAGGACCACTTCAATTTTTAGCGCCTCTTGCCAATCTTGCATTGGCATATGCTAAAGTCATCGAAAGTGTGACACTGATTTTAGCCGTAGGTGTGGGTGCATATACCGGTTTCTTGCTTTCAGCAATGAACAGTTACCCCTTATTTAATACCCCTGTTTTACCAGCACTTTTTTTGGTTTCAGGTATTTCAGCAGGTATTTCAGCCAACTTGGTGGCAGGACTTCTTTTCTTTAACAGCAGTACCAAAGATGGCAATGTCAGTTACCTTCATGGGTTAGATGTCAAAGTGAGTTTTGTAGAGCTTTTCTTCTTATTCATTCTTTTTGTAGGAATGTTTTATCAAGGAGGATCGGCTGCGCATGTCGCCAAAGCAGCACTTAGCACGGGTGGACTTTCAACATTACTTTGGTTGGGTGTTATTGGCTTAGGGTTAGTGTTGCCTATTGGACTTAATTTTGCATTACCTCATGGTGTTAAACACTCTCACGGTTTTGTAATCTTCAATTCACTGATCGTGTTGGTCGGCGTTATGTCACTTCGTTATTATATTCTCTACGCAGGACAAATCTTCGTAGGATAA